The sequence below is a genomic window from Blastopirellula retiformator.
GCGCCTCGGGCTACGATGAAATTTGCCGTTATGTCGCGGCAAATCTATATGTCGTGCGCTGCGAGGAATCTGGAAATGAGTCGGTCGGTCTGCTTCGTCTTTTCCCTGCTCTTGCTGCCGGGCTTTGCGGCGCCAAGGACCACTTGTCGCAGGTAACGATGATGCGCCTACTCCGGCCGGTCCAAGTTGCCCGACTTGTTAATCGCCAGCAGCAGCCGCAGCGAGATGCCAAAGCTGATGATGATGCCCGACATGCCCATGATCGAAATGTCGCGCATGCCCATGTAGGCGGCATCCTCTCCGACGACCGCTTTGACGTTGTTTTCCGTTTTTTCGACTGGGTTCTTGGGGGCTTCGACGTGCGTTGCGGCGGAACGTTGGTGAAACAGCAGCGGCGGCACTTTCATGCTCAGCATGATTGAGGAGCCCAGGAACAAACTACTCGCCACGATTCCGGTGACCAGTCGATTGACGGTCGGGCCCAGCATGCGATGGTCGAGATGAACGTCGAATCGGCCGGTCCGAATCTGCTCTAGCATCTCCGATACTCGCCGCGGCGCGACTTCGGCCAGACGCTCAAACTCGCGATAGACCCGCGTCCATTTGCGGATTCGCCGTGAAGGGGAATAGCGCTTCATCATGATGCGGCGGCGATGCTTTTGCAGCAGACCCACCAGGTTGAATTCAGGATCGAGCAAGCGGCCCGTCCCGTCCAACATCACCATCGTTTTCAGCAGCATCGCGACTTGCGGCGGCAAGGCGATGTGGTAGTGGCGAATGATCCGAAACATGTCGTCGATCACTTCGCCGAAGTCCATCTTTTCGAGCGGCCGATTAGCGTAGTCGCTGATAAAGTCGGAAACGTCCCGCCGTAGGCTGTTCTCGTCCAGGTCTATTGGCAGCGATCCCCACCGCATGATCACGCTCGCCAGCAGATCGGAGTCGCCGCTGGTCAGCCCGACCAGCAGGTCCTCCATCTCTTCCCGCAGGCGATCGTCAATCCGGCCGACCATCCCAAAGTCGAGCAAACCGATCACGTCGCCCGGCAAGATCAAGATATTGCCAGGGTGCGGGTCGGCGTGATAGAAGCCGAGGTCAAAAATCATCCGGACATAGAGCTCGGCCCCGCGCCGCGCAACTTCCGGAAGATTGCACCCCATCTCCTGCAGCGCTTCGCGATGGGCGAGTTTGACCCCTTCCACGTATTCCATCGTCAGCACCCGGGCGGTGCAGTACTCGGAATGGATCTCCGGAATCAAGACCGTATCGTCGTCGCCAAACTGGGCGGCGAACTGCAGCATGTTGCGTTCTTCTCGCCCGTAGTCGAGTTCTCGCCGTAGCGCCCGCTGAAATTCGGCGACGGTCGACGTCGGGTGATACGGGGCGAACTCCGGCAGCCGTTCGGCCAGGCTGGCGAAGCCGGCCAGAATGTCGAGATCCTCAGTTACCTTCTTCTCGATGTCGGCATGCTGGACTTTGACCACCACCGTCCGGCCGTCGAGCAGTTCGGCCAGATGGACCTGACCAATCGAAGCCGACGCGATCGGCGTTTCGTCAAAGCGGGCGAAGATTGACTCGATCGACTGGCACAGTTCCGACTCCAACGTCTTGCGAACGGTCGGAAAGGGATCGGCTGGCACGTCGGCCTGCAGCTTTTTCAGTTCGTCGGCCAGTTCGATGCCAACGATATCGGGGCGGGTGCTGAGGATCTGCCCCAGCTTGATGTACGTGGGGCCGAGATCGGAGATCGCCATCCGAATCCGCGATTCGCGGGTGTACTTGGCCAGCAATTCCCCATCTTTCGCCTTCAAGATGCCTTTGGCGAAATCGATGTTGAATTGTTGAATCCAATCGGCCAAGCCGTACCGACTGAGCACCGTTACGATTTCGGCGCCGCGGTTCATGTTTCGATAGAGCTGAGGGATGCTGGACAATCGCATGCAGTTTTTGCCTAGGGAGTGACTTCCATATTCTACCTTACTTCTCGGGAAGGGTTACCTCGGCTTTGCTTGACCGACCGCCCCAAATGCCGGAAACTAGACCCTCTTGGTCGTTTTTTCCGCCTACCGAGCTTAAAACCATGCCTTCTCGCATCCTGCCCCTGCTGGTCTGCCTGCCCCTTATTTTCGTTACTTTGTCGGCCAGAGCCGACAATTGGCCTAACTGGCGCGGTCCTAACAATTCCGGCGTCACCCAGGAGACGAACCTGCCAACCACCTGGTCAAAAGACGAGAACGTCGCCTGGCGAGTCGACTTGCCGGGCGCCGCCGGTTCGACGCCGGTGATTTGGGGCGATCGCATCTTCCTGACGTCGGTGGATGGCGACGATCTGGTTCTGATCTGCCTGGACGCGGCCGGCAAGCAGCTTTGGAAGAAAACGGTCGGACAGGGGAACCGCGTCGTTCGCGGCGACGAAGGAAACTCGGCGTCCGCTTCGCCGGTGACCGACGGCAAGCACGTCTGGTGCTTCTTTACGACCGGCGATCTGGCCTGCTTCGATCTCGACGGCAAAGAAGTCTGGAAAACCAACCTGCAGAAACGGTTCGGCAAGTTCGACATTCAGTTCGGGCTCACCTCGACGCCGGTATTGTACGACGGCAAGCTCTACCTGCAATTGATCCATAGCGGCGGCGCAAAGGTAATCGCCCTGGACGCCGACACCGGCGCCGAAGTCTGGCAAATCAAGCGTGAAAGCGACGCCTACGCCGAGTGCGAACATTCTTACGCCTCGCCGATGATCTATAACGATGGTCAGCTCCGCTTTCTGTTGACGCATGGCGCCGATTACTCGATTGCCTATGACCTGGAAAATGGCAAAGAGCTGTGGCGCGTCGGCGGTCTGCATCCGCCGGCTGGCTATGACGAAACGCTTCGCTTTGTCGCTTCGCCGTTGGCTAGTCCCGGCTTGATCGTCGTGCCGAGCGCCAAACGGGGCAAGCTGGTCGCAGTCAAACCCGACTCTAGCGGCAACATTACCGACAAGGCGGATAGCTACCTCTGGAAGTTCGATACCACGCCCGACGTTCCGTCGCCGCTAGCGGTAGGCGACTACGTTTACCTCTGCCGCGAGAACGGCAATCTGATTTGCCTAGAGCGGGAAACAGGCAAAGAGCTGTATGAAGAACGAACGCACCGCGATCGCCATCGCGCTTCGCCGGTTTACGGAGGCGGCAAGATCTATCTCACCAGCCGGGATGGTCAGGTGACCGTCGTCAAACCGGGACCGGACTTTGAGATCCTGGCCGAAAACAAGCTGGACGAAGAAATTTCGGCCTCGCCGGCGATCTCGGGTGGACGGATTTATCTCCGCACCTTCCAAGCTCTTTGGGCGATTGGCCCGAAGTAGGCGAACGAAATTCCCGGCACAATCGTGCCGGTTTACTGAAATCGGACCCCGCTGTGCGCCGATACGTCGGCTAGTGGGGCCTGCGTTATTCTTCCCCCGATCCGCTTTAGCTAGCGTCATTATTGAGTAGTTGTTATGTCGCGTATTTTACTGCTGAGCCTGGTTCTGGCCGTCGCTTCGGTCTCCCAATTCGCCGCCGCTCAAGGACCGCTCGTCCCGGGTACCGGCACAAGAATCTGGTACGACGATTTTGAAAATGAAGAGTGGGAGTACATTCCCAACAACCCGAAGGCGAGCCACGAGCAAGACAAGCAGGTTCGTCTGCCCGGCGGGATGTCCAAGAACAAGATGTGGGGCGAAAGCTCGAAGCGCGGCCATCCCGATCACATCGAACGCTTCCACACGCCGCCCGATGGGATCGAAGGAAGCGAAGGTTCGCTGCTGATGATGACGCTGCAGTCGAACGTTCCGGGACGTCCCAGCGGCGACCTGGGCCAAGACGATCTGATCTGCCGCATCCCTGGCTCTTACTCGGCGTCGCAATATCCCAGTTGCGTCGTTCGCGTCTACATGCAGCCGTTCGACAAGTGGGAACAATACAACGCGGCCGCATCGTTCGGCTTTCGCGCCACGGTGATGGGCAGCCGCAAAAAGCAAGGAGGTGGCGGCTTGTTCAGCCGCAGCTCGACCGAGCGAGAACAGAGCTGGCCCGGCATCTTTGTCGAACATCAGCTGACCAAAGAAGGCTCGCGGGCCTTCTGGGTGATCCGCGGATCAGAGCGGGGCGACTTCCGCAGCCAGGAAATCACCGAGCCCGGCTGGTACACCATCGGCATGTCGTTCACGCCGGATGGCCGCTGCCATTACTTCATCTCGGAAGGGGTCGACAATCTGACCGCCGCCGACCATGTCGCGTCGCACAAGCCGTACAACTACACGATCGAATCGGTGCAGGGGATGTTCTTCAACGTCTTCAACCATGACGACGGCAAGAGCTGGTCGACGCCATGGATTATCGACGACCCGGCGTTTTACCTCGGCCGAGGGGGCCGGGCGGCGCGATAGGAATTAGCTAGCCCCTCTGGGGAAGATTTCGCTTGCGAT
It includes:
- a CDS encoding ABC1 kinase family protein, which codes for MRLSSIPQLYRNMNRGAEIVTVLSRYGLADWIQQFNIDFAKGILKAKDGELLAKYTRESRIRMAISDLGPTYIKLGQILSTRPDIVGIELADELKKLQADVPADPFPTVRKTLESELCQSIESIFARFDETPIASASIGQVHLAELLDGRTVVVKVQHADIEKKVTEDLDILAGFASLAERLPEFAPYHPTSTVAEFQRALRRELDYGREERNMLQFAAQFGDDDTVLIPEIHSEYCTARVLTMEYVEGVKLAHREALQEMGCNLPEVARRGAELYVRMIFDLGFYHADPHPGNILILPGDVIGLLDFGMVGRIDDRLREEMEDLLVGLTSGDSDLLASVIMRWGSLPIDLDENSLRRDVSDFISDYANRPLEKMDFGEVIDDMFRIIRHYHIALPPQVAMLLKTMVMLDGTGRLLDPEFNLVGLLQKHRRRIMMKRYSPSRRIRKWTRVYREFERLAEVAPRRVSEMLEQIRTGRFDVHLDHRMLGPTVNRLVTGIVASSLFLGSSIMLSMKVPPLLFHQRSAATHVEAPKNPVEKTENNVKAVVGEDAAYMGMRDISIMGMSGIIISFGISLRLLLAINKSGNLDRPE
- a CDS encoding outer membrane protein assembly factor BamB family protein, which translates into the protein MPSRILPLLVCLPLIFVTLSARADNWPNWRGPNNSGVTQETNLPTTWSKDENVAWRVDLPGAAGSTPVIWGDRIFLTSVDGDDLVLICLDAAGKQLWKKTVGQGNRVVRGDEGNSASASPVTDGKHVWCFFTTGDLACFDLDGKEVWKTNLQKRFGKFDIQFGLTSTPVLYDGKLYLQLIHSGGAKVIALDADTGAEVWQIKRESDAYAECEHSYASPMIYNDGQLRFLLTHGADYSIAYDLENGKELWRVGGLHPPAGYDETLRFVASPLASPGLIVVPSAKRGKLVAVKPDSSGNITDKADSYLWKFDTTPDVPSPLAVGDYVYLCRENGNLICLERETGKELYEERTHRDRHRASPVYGGGKIYLTSRDGQVTVVKPGPDFEILAENKLDEEISASPAISGGRIYLRTFQALWAIGPK